From the genome of Aricia agestis chromosome 9, ilAriAges1.1, whole genome shotgun sequence, one region includes:
- the LOC121730049 gene encoding 28S ribosomal protein S28, mitochondrial, whose protein sequence is MLRRIQIAKIIHNAKFETSSRCISLTPKILTTTENAETPSTSTLGGFAKSFEKQTQMLQSKDDENLTFAALLRNSKFVDLGDPVGKIVIGKIFHIVEDDLYIDFGWKFHCVCTRPANRSEEYVRGARVRIQINDLELSSRFLGSSTDLTLLEADCKLLGVVSSPVRASTSEKKEA, encoded by the exons ATGTTAAGAAGAATACAGATTGcaaaaattattcataatgCTAAGTTTGAGACTAGCTCTAGGTGCATCAGCCTCACACCAAAAATCCTAACAACTACTGAAAATGCCGAAACCCCAAGTACGTCTACTCTTGGTGGTTTTGCTAAATCCTTTGAAAAGCAGACACAGATGCTACAAAGTAAGGATGATGAGAATTTAACGTTTGCAGCTCTTCTACGAAATTCAAAATTTGTGGAT ctTGGTGATCCTGTTGGAAAGATTGTTATTGGCAAAATCTTCCATATAGTTGAAGATGACTTGTACATAGATTTCGGGTGGAAATTCCACTGTGTATGCACCAGGCCAGCAAACAGAAGCGAAGAGTATGTAAGAGGAGCTCGAGTGAGAATACAAATTAATGATTTAGAATTATCATCAAGGTTTCTCGGATCAAGTACAGATCTGACATTACTAGAAGCTGATTGTAAGCTGCTAGGTGTTGTATCCTCCCCAGTAAGAGCATCAACAAGTGAAAAAAAGGAGGCATAA